The following proteins are encoded in a genomic region of Ammospiza caudacuta isolate bAmmCau1 chromosome 3, bAmmCau1.pri, whole genome shotgun sequence:
- the TTC32 gene encoding tetratricopeptide repeat protein 32, with product MAGEAAALLAAARAELRARRLSAAEELFSRFIARSPAGASSDLATALNDRGQVRYLRVEFAAAVRDFTAAIECQPGFEVPYYNRGLVRYRLGDFDEALKDFRKVLELNPQFEDAALSLKQAMLDKEEKEKRGY from the exons ATggcgggggaggcggcggcgctgctggcggcggcgcgggcggagCTGCGGGCGCGGCGGCTCTCGGCGGCCGAGGAGCTCTTCAGCCGCTTCATcgcccgcagccccgcggg tgccAGCAGCGACCTCGCCACGGCGCTCAACGACCGCGGGCAGGTGCGGTACCTGCGAGTGGAGTTCGCCGCCGCCGTGCGGGACTTCACGGCCGCCATCGAGTGCCAACCCGGCTTCGAGGTGCCCTACTACAACCGCGGGCTGGTGCGCTACCGGCTGG GAGACTTTGATGAGGCCTTGAAAGATTTCAGGAAAGTATTAGAGTTAAACCCCCAATTTGAAGATGCTGCATTGAGTCTAAAACAGGCTA